In Metasolibacillus fluoroglycofenilyticus, a single window of DNA contains:
- a CDS encoding Na(+)/H(+) antiporter subunit B, translating to MKANKLKTNDLILQFTAKIVFFIIFFFSIHIFFAGHYTPGGGFVGGLLTSSAIVLLVIAFDLKTVRKILPINYMYMTATGLILALATAAFPIFVGKPFFTHFFDYFDLPLFGKTSLHTAALFDLGVFLVVVGVTMTIIQTIGEDE from the coding sequence ATGAAAGCGAATAAACTTAAAACGAATGACCTTATTTTGCAGTTTACAGCAAAAATCGTCTTTTTCATTATTTTCTTCTTCTCTATCCATATTTTCTTTGCAGGGCACTATACACCAGGCGGTGGGTTCGTCGGCGGTCTATTAACGTCCAGCGCCATCGTACTGCTAGTCATTGCGTTCGATTTAAAAACGGTGCGTAAAATCTTGCCAATTAACTATATGTATATGACAGCAACTGGGCTCATTTTAGCTTTAGCTACAGCTGCATTTCCAATATTCGTTGGCAAACCGTTTTTTACGCATTTTTTCGATTATTTCGATTTGCCGCTGTTTGGTAAAACCTCTTTACATACAGCCGCATTATTTGATTTAGGTGTATTTTTGGTTGTTGTCGGTGTAACGATGACCATTATTCAAACGATTGGGGAGGATGAATAA
- a CDS encoding Na(+)/H(+) antiporter subunit C produces MEIVMAFVCGFLFMAAIYLILSRSLLRIIIGTGLLSHGAHLLILTMGGLGGTAPPVLAEGVTDFADPIPQALILTAIVIAFGVTAFILVLAYRAYQELQTDDTTAMKGSGIDD; encoded by the coding sequence ATGGAGATTGTCATGGCATTTGTATGTGGCTTTTTATTTATGGCTGCCATTTATTTAATTTTATCGCGTAGCTTGCTGCGCATTATTATTGGGACAGGCTTGCTTAGCCACGGGGCTCATTTGCTTATTTTAACAATGGGTGGTCTCGGTGGTACTGCTCCCCCTGTTTTGGCTGAAGGTGTCACAGATTTTGCTGACCCAATCCCACAAGCTCTTATTTTAACGGCAATCGTAATTGCTTTTGGGGTAACAGCATTTATTTTAGTGCTTGCCTATCGTGCATATCAGGAGCTTCAAACGGACGATACGACGGCAATGAAAGGGAGTGGCATAGATGATTAA
- a CDS encoding Na+/H+ antiporter subunit D, whose amino-acid sequence MINFLLFPILITFFTGMILIFFQKNIFMQRSISLISLATATICAFLVMLQVQREGIQSVTFGNWPVPYGITMVADGVSTLLVFTSLLLAFFLIWYSFGSIGKEREHFFYYPGIMFILTGVNGAFTTGDIFNMFVFFEVLLMSSYLLIVLGGEKKQLRESIQYLLVNIISSALFVITVAYLYSVVGTLSMADISVKIAEINQPGIITTIAVLFLVVFGLKAAIFPLYFWLPSSYAAPPIPVLALFGALLTKVGVYAIMRTYTLFFVHDIAFTHQLLLIFAVLTIIAGCIGALAHFDVKQIIIYNIVIAVGVILFGAAQMNFDGLEGAMFYLIHDMIIKAALFMLVGIIIYITGTSDLRKMGGLMKKYPSLGWFYLIAAFGLAGIPPLSGFIGKLLIVQGGFAAGNTGTSIFILASSLIVLLSVIRIFLYAFWGKEGQTVQIQEKTYKQLYYPTVILVVISIVYGVGAEWVTPFMDAAAHVLTDPSVYIEAVMKGAQP is encoded by the coding sequence ATGATTAACTTCCTTCTCTTTCCTATATTAATTACATTCTTCACTGGAATGATTCTGATTTTCTTCCAGAAGAATATTTTTATGCAGCGTAGCATTTCATTAATTTCGTTAGCTACCGCAACAATCTGCGCCTTTTTAGTTATGTTACAAGTGCAACGCGAGGGCATTCAGTCTGTCACTTTCGGTAATTGGCCTGTACCCTACGGTATTACAATGGTTGCTGATGGTGTATCAACATTGCTCGTTTTTACCTCTTTATTGCTAGCATTTTTCCTTATTTGGTATAGCTTCGGCTCTATCGGTAAAGAGCGTGAGCATTTCTTTTACTATCCAGGTATTATGTTTATTTTAACTGGTGTCAATGGCGCTTTTACAACAGGTGATATTTTTAATATGTTCGTATTTTTTGAGGTATTATTAATGTCCTCTTATTTGCTTATTGTGCTTGGTGGAGAGAAGAAGCAATTACGTGAGTCAATTCAATATCTTTTAGTAAATATTATTTCCTCCGCCTTGTTTGTTATTACTGTAGCTTATTTGTACTCTGTTGTTGGTACATTAAGCATGGCCGATATTTCAGTGAAAATTGCAGAAATTAATCAACCTGGTATTATTACAACAATTGCAGTGCTATTTTTAGTGGTATTTGGCTTAAAAGCAGCCATTTTCCCACTTTACTTCTGGCTACCTAGCTCCTATGCTGCGCCACCAATTCCTGTTTTGGCATTATTTGGTGCTCTATTAACAAAGGTTGGGGTTTATGCAATTATGCGTACATATACGCTGTTTTTCGTTCATGATATTGCCTTTACACATCAATTGCTATTGATTTTTGCAGTATTAACAATTATTGCAGGCTGTATCGGTGCTTTGGCACATTTCGATGTAAAGCAAATTATTATTTATAATATCGTCATCGCAGTTGGTGTCATTTTATTTGGTGCTGCACAAATGAATTTTGATGGATTAGAGGGTGCGATGTTTTATTTAATCCACGATATGATTATTAAAGCTGCGCTCTTTATGCTTGTCGGTATTATTATTTATATTACTGGCACAAGCGATTTGCGTAAAATGGGCGGCTTGATGAAAAAATATCCTTCGCTTGGCTGGTTTTATTTAATTGCAGCATTTGGCTTAGCAGGTATTCCACCTTTAAGTGGCTTTATTGGGAAATTATTAATTGTACAAGGTGGCTTTGCTGCTGGCAATACAGGAACTAGCATTTTCATTTTGGCATCAAGCTTAATTGTTTTACTATCAGTCATTCGCATTTTTCTTTATGCATTTTGGGGTAAAGAAGGACAAACTGTACAAATTCAAGAAAAGACGTATAAGCAACTGTACTATCCAACTGTGATTTTAGTTGTTATTTCAATTGTTTACGGTGTTGGAGCAGAATGGGTAACACCATTTATGGATGCGGCTGCCCATGTATTAACAGATCCTTCTGTCTATATTGAAGCGGTCATGAAAGGAGCGCAACCTTAA
- a CDS encoding Na+/H+ antiporter subunit E, giving the protein MAFQILLNFSLALLWMFLGDNFTASGFIIGYLLGLAAVLLMRRFFNGRLYTERVWAFIKLTFLFLKELILANVAVLRVVLKPNLDMQPAFFKYDTTLTEEWEITLLSSLITLTPGTVVVHVSDDAKSLYIHAIDAKDVDETIDSIRNSFEKAILEVSRS; this is encoded by the coding sequence ATGGCATTTCAAATATTATTAAATTTTTCACTTGCCCTATTATGGATGTTCCTTGGGGATAATTTTACAGCTAGCGGTTTTATTATCGGCTACTTACTTGGTTTAGCCGCTGTGCTTTTAATGCGCCGCTTCTTTAATGGGCGCCTATATACAGAGCGTGTTTGGGCTTTCATTAAATTAACGTTTTTATTTTTAAAAGAGCTAATATTAGCTAATGTCGCTGTACTGCGAGTTGTACTAAAGCCTAATCTTGATATGCAGCCAGCATTTTTCAAATATGATACGACATTAACAGAAGAATGGGAAATTACGCTTTTATCTAGCTTAATTACTTTAACACCGGGCACCGTTGTTGTCCACGTATCAGACGATGCGAAAAGCTTATATATTCATGCAATTGATGCAAAGGATGTGGATGAGACGATTGATTCCATTCGTAACTCCTTTGAAAAAGCGATTTTGGAGGTGAGCCGTTCATGA
- a CDS encoding Na(+)/H(+) antiporter subunit F1 produces MSYFIWGSIVIVMLSMILVIYRLIKGPNPSDRVVALDSIGVSLIALIGMFSIMVETSFYLEIILLLAILSFIGTVAFSKFIEKGDIIERDSSR; encoded by the coding sequence ATGAGCTATTTTATTTGGGGTTCGATTGTCATTGTCATGCTATCAATGATTTTAGTTATTTATCGCTTAATTAAAGGACCAAATCCTTCAGATCGTGTTGTTGCGCTCGACTCAATAGGGGTTTCTCTTATTGCATTAATCGGAATGTTTTCGATAATGGTGGAAACGAGCTTTTATTTAGAAATTATTTTATTGCTCGCGATTTTATCATTTATCGGTACAGTAGCATTTTCGAAATTTATTGAGAAAGGAGACATTATTGAACGTGACAGTTCTCGCTAA
- the mnhG gene encoding monovalent cation/H(+) antiporter subunit G, which produces MTVLANILIVLFISIGVIFIAVAAIGLFRLPDLYTRAHAASKSATLGVMSVLIGVFFHFWLIEDHFNPRILLGILFIFMTGPVGGHIMSRSSYIAGVKPWSGTVRDDLKPEIERMKKEQKVQD; this is translated from the coding sequence GTGACAGTTCTCGCTAATATTTTAATTGTTCTCTTTATCTCGATAGGCGTTATTTTTATCGCAGTTGCAGCTATCGGTTTATTCCGACTACCAGATTTATATACGCGCGCGCATGCTGCTTCAAAAAGCGCTACATTAGGTGTTATGAGTGTGTTAATCGGCGTTTTTTTTCACTTCTGGTTAATTGAAGACCACTTCAATCCACGCATATTACTCGGCATTTTGTTTATTTTTATGACCGGCCCTGTAGGTGGACATATTATGAGCCGCTCCTCTTATATTGCAGGTGTCAAACCATGGTCAGGCACTGTCCGTGACGACTTAAAGCCTGAAATTGAACGCATGAAAAAAGAGCAAAAAGTACAAGACTAA
- a CDS encoding leucyl aminopeptidase has translation MNIAKQSTTLEQVTTDVLIVGVQKHREQMNNWSALPSAFGDHIDEWLSSGEISSEAKAITKLPIAGKAVKHILFVGLGEGKSLTAEVLRNAFGSIGKQLKASKKTAYTIWLESFTTENITEEEAAFLAGEGIGLGFYKVKHYKTTSNEADTYLEDVHFVAASPAEEVAANYEVGHIYAEATNEARTLVNTPPNLLTATDLADYAEELGKQYGFEVEILNKAQMEELGMGAILSVNKGSVQEPRMITLKYKAKDTWEDVIGLVGKGVTYDTGGYSLKPRESMVGMKGDMGGAAAVLGAMKIIGETRPNKNVMAVVGATDNMVSGEALKPDDVITTLSGKTVEVLNTDAEGRLVLADAVTYAKQQGANYLIDVATLTGGVIVALGKDKTGALTNNEAFFEEFMEATVDTNEFVWRLPLTESDKKRIRNSELADLNNSPGRDGHMIFGGGFIGEFAEDTPWIHLDIAGTSDAGAAYDLGPKGGTGVMVRTLASFIEQLAEEK, from the coding sequence ATGAATATCGCAAAACAATCGACAACATTAGAGCAAGTGACGACAGACGTATTAATCGTTGGTGTACAAAAGCACCGTGAGCAAATGAACAATTGGTCAGCATTACCGAGTGCTTTTGGAGACCATATTGACGAGTGGTTGAGTAGTGGGGAAATTTCATCTGAGGCGAAAGCGATTACAAAGCTACCTATCGCTGGAAAAGCAGTAAAGCATATTTTATTTGTTGGTCTTGGGGAAGGAAAAAGCTTAACAGCAGAAGTATTACGTAACGCATTTGGTTCAATTGGTAAACAATTAAAAGCGTCAAAAAAGACTGCTTATACAATTTGGCTAGAGTCCTTTACAACAGAAAATATTACGGAAGAAGAAGCAGCATTTTTAGCTGGAGAGGGCATTGGCTTAGGCTTCTACAAAGTAAAACACTACAAAACAACATCAAATGAAGCAGATACATATTTAGAGGATGTTCATTTTGTAGCAGCTAGCCCAGCAGAGGAAGTTGCTGCTAACTACGAGGTAGGGCATATTTATGCGGAGGCAACAAATGAGGCACGCACGTTAGTAAATACGCCGCCAAATTTATTAACGGCGACAGACTTAGCGGATTATGCGGAGGAGCTTGGCAAGCAATACGGCTTTGAAGTAGAAATTTTAAATAAAGCGCAGATGGAAGAACTAGGTATGGGTGCTATTTTAAGTGTTAATAAAGGGTCTGTGCAAGAGCCACGCATGATTACATTAAAGTATAAGGCAAAGGATACTTGGGAAGATGTAATTGGCTTAGTAGGAAAAGGTGTAACATATGATACAGGCGGCTATTCACTAAAGCCTCGCGAAAGCATGGTTGGTATGAAGGGCGATATGGGTGGTGCAGCTGCTGTTTTAGGCGCAATGAAAATTATCGGTGAAACACGACCGAATAAAAATGTAATGGCCGTAGTTGGGGCTACAGATAATATGGTTTCTGGTGAAGCGTTAAAGCCAGACGATGTTATTACAACATTAAGCGGAAAGACGGTAGAAGTGCTTAATACCGATGCAGAAGGTCGTCTTGTTTTAGCAGATGCAGTAACATACGCAAAGCAGCAGGGTGCTAATTATTTAATTGATGTTGCTACTTTAACAGGCGGTGTAATCGTTGCCTTAGGAAAGGATAAGACAGGCGCATTAACAAATAATGAGGCATTTTTCGAGGAGTTTATGGAAGCGACTGTAGATACGAATGAATTTGTATGGCGTTTACCGCTTACAGAAAGCGATAAAAAACGCATTCGTAACTCTGAATTAGCAGATTTAAACAACTCACCTGGTCGCGATGGCCATATGATTTTCGGTGGTGGCTTTATCGGTGAATTCGCAGAGGATACACCATGGATTCACTTAGATATTGCAGGCACTTCAGATGCTGGCGCGGCGTATGACCTTGGACCAAAGGGCGGTACAGGTGTAATGGTACGAACTTTAGCAAGCTTTATTGAGCAATTAGCTGAGGAAAAATAA
- a CDS encoding divergent PAP2 family protein: MELLQNTPLIIGIFAILLAQFLKVPIYFLATKKVNWSLLTSTGGMPSSHSAAVASIATAVGYETGFNSPIFAVAAMLAGIVMYDASHVRFQAGRHAAALNEIRHDLQHFFREIKRWPELNEEQKIEDLKTLLGHKKSEVAIGALSGIILSVIVYQFL, translated from the coding sequence ATGGAGCTTTTACAAAACACCCCGCTTATAATCGGTATTTTTGCTATTTTACTGGCGCAATTTTTAAAAGTCCCGATTTATTTTCTTGCGACGAAAAAAGTTAATTGGAGCTTGCTCACATCAACAGGTGGAATGCCAAGCTCGCACTCTGCCGCTGTGGCAAGTATCGCAACCGCAGTAGGCTATGAAACAGGCTTCAACTCACCTATTTTTGCCGTAGCAGCAATGCTTGCTGGTATCGTTATGTACGATGCAAGCCACGTGCGTTTCCAAGCTGGACGACATGCCGCTGCATTAAATGAAATTCGCCATGATTTACAACATTTTTTTCGTGAAATTAAGCGCTGGCCGGAATTAAACGAGGAACAAAAAATTGAAGATTTGAAAACATTACTCGGCCATAAAAAAAGCGAGGTAGCGATTGGAGCACTGTCTGGTATTATACTGAGTGTCATTGTTTATCAATTTCTGTAA
- a CDS encoding YuiB family protein has product MTVSIPELIISTLLFLVMFFGIGFLLNMLLRMTWLMAIVYPVIVVFIIDADEISFLDYIFNAGTAYPSLVDKFFALQLADIIILSGGFVGAIIAGIVMILLRKNGYRMF; this is encoded by the coding sequence ATGACAGTTTCAATTCCAGAATTAATTATTTCAACACTATTGTTTTTAGTGATGTTTTTCGGCATCGGCTTTTTATTAAATATGTTATTACGCATGACATGGTTGATGGCAATCGTGTATCCGGTTATCGTTGTCTTTATTATTGATGCGGATGAAATTAGCTTTTTAGATTATATTTTCAACGCTGGCACAGCTTATCCATCATTGGTCGATAAATTTTTCGCACTACAGCTAGCGGATATTATTATTTTATCAGGTGGCTTTGTCGGGGCAATTATTGCAGGGATTGTCATGATTTTATTACGCAAAAATGGCTATCGCATGTTTTAA
- a CDS encoding carbon starvation CstA family protein has translation MNAISIVIGAICILVIAYRLYGYFFTKKVLKINDNEPTPAHKLNDGQDYVPTNKWVAFGHHFAAIAAAGPLVGPVLAAQFGYLPGLLWLLIGAVIGGAVHDAVVLFASMRRGGKSLSEVMKEELGPVAGFCTGLAMLFIITITMAGLSMVVLGALERNPWGTFAVAITVPIAMLVGIAYKKTGNLLMTSAVGFILLMIGVFVGPSIQGTWLGDLLTLDRQTLALILPIYAFFAAALPVWLLLAPRDYLSSFMKIGVFIALIIGVFIVNPAIQFPAIIPDFLGGGGPVVAGPVWPFVSITIACGAISGFHAFVGSGTTPKMIDKWEDIRVVGFGAMLVECLVGIMALIAATALHPGDYFAINSAPAVFATLGMDTVNLTMLSEQIGMDLEGRTGGAVTLAVGMTYIFTGIKWFSELTSYFYQFVIMFEAVFILTAIDAGTRVARYLIQDFLGQAYKPLKKTDWLPGNIFASALACFMWGYLLYSGDISSVWALFGVSNQLMASIGLVCGATIILKMADKRIYVLTCMIPLAYLYVTVNVAAYWMVKNVYWNSAAGGYSVLNGILSIIMVILGLIIVVTAARKWKDLWNSPRFVKGKAVDAI, from the coding sequence ATGAATGCAATTTCAATTGTTATAGGGGCAATCTGTATTTTAGTTATAGCGTATCGTCTTTATGGTTATTTCTTTACAAAAAAGGTTTTAAAAATCAATGATAACGAGCCTACGCCAGCGCATAAGCTGAATGATGGGCAAGATTATGTACCCACCAACAAATGGGTCGCTTTTGGGCACCATTTTGCGGCGATTGCGGCGGCTGGTCCGTTAGTTGGTCCTGTTTTAGCAGCACAGTTTGGTTATTTACCGGGGCTTCTATGGCTGTTAATTGGAGCGGTAATAGGGGGTGCTGTACATGATGCAGTCGTCTTATTTGCTTCGATGCGACGCGGTGGTAAATCATTATCTGAAGTAATGAAAGAGGAGCTTGGGCCTGTAGCTGGATTTTGTACAGGGCTGGCAATGTTGTTCATTATTACAATTACGATGGCCGGCTTATCAATGGTTGTACTAGGCGCACTAGAAAGAAACCCTTGGGGGACATTTGCGGTAGCTATTACGGTTCCGATTGCCATGCTTGTAGGAATTGCCTATAAGAAAACAGGCAATTTACTCATGACATCAGCAGTTGGCTTTATATTATTAATGATTGGTGTTTTCGTAGGACCAAGTATTCAAGGCACTTGGCTAGGTGATTTATTAACATTAGACCGTCAAACATTAGCACTTATTTTACCGATTTATGCCTTCTTTGCGGCGGCATTGCCTGTTTGGCTATTGCTTGCACCACGTGATTATTTAAGTAGCTTTATGAAAATCGGTGTATTTATTGCATTAATTATTGGTGTTTTTATCGTTAATCCGGCAATTCAATTCCCAGCGATTATTCCTGATTTCTTAGGTGGGGGAGGTCCTGTTGTAGCAGGTCCCGTTTGGCCATTCGTATCTATTACAATAGCCTGTGGTGCTATTTCTGGCTTCCATGCCTTTGTCGGCTCAGGTACTACGCCTAAAATGATTGATAAATGGGAAGATATTCGCGTTGTTGGCTTTGGAGCGATGCTAGTAGAATGTTTAGTTGGTATTATGGCGTTAATCGCTGCGACGGCTTTACATCCTGGTGACTATTTTGCTATTAACTCTGCACCAGCAGTATTTGCAACACTAGGTATGGATACGGTCAATTTAACGATGCTATCTGAGCAAATCGGTATGGATTTAGAAGGACGTACGGGCGGAGCTGTTACATTAGCGGTCGGCATGACGTATATTTTCACAGGTATTAAATGGTTCTCCGAGTTAACTTCATATTTCTATCAATTCGTCATTATGTTTGAGGCTGTGTTTATTTTAACAGCGATTGATGCTGGAACACGTGTGGCACGTTACTTAATACAGGATTTCTTAGGGCAAGCTTATAAGCCATTGAAGAAAACGGATTGGCTACCGGGGAATATTTTTGCTTCGGCACTGGCATGCTTTATGTGGGGCTATCTTCTTTACTCAGGTGATATTAGCTCAGTTTGGGCATTATTCGGTGTATCGAATCAGCTGATGGCTTCTATTGGTCTAGTATGTGGTGCGACAATTATTTTGAAAATGGCAGACAAACGTATTTACGTTTTGACTTGTATGATACCATTGGCGTATTTATATGTTACCGTCAACGTAGCCGCATACTGGATGGTGAAAAATGTGTATTGGAACTCGGCGGCAGGTGGCTATAGCGTATTAAACGGTATTTTATCGATTATTATGGTGATTTTAGGATTGATTATCGTTGTGACGGCAGCGCGTAAATGGAAGGACCTATGGAACAGTCCACGCTTCGTTAAAGGCAAGGCGGTTGATGCTATATAA
- a CDS encoding LytR/AlgR family response regulator transcription factor produces MYKVFIIDDEPLARDELKYLLSQFSEIEVVGESEDLQQVLEGNLIEEIDCLFLDIELSDKNGIEQAKELLQREDKPLIVFATAYDDYAIDAFNMNAFDYILKPFEQQRIEQTILKLMTMTKKSERKEPAVKEKIKQMGKIAVSNEDRIALIKLQDVLYFTSEGSKTKVITEQKCYSSAESLIMLEKKLTPNFIRIHRAFLINLEHLQELESWGTSKYNVILQGGHSVPVSRMYVKEIRKIFET; encoded by the coding sequence ATGTATAAAGTATTCATTATTGATGACGAACCTCTAGCACGTGATGAACTGAAATATTTATTATCGCAATTTTCTGAAATTGAAGTGGTAGGGGAATCAGAGGATTTACAACAAGTGCTAGAGGGCAACTTAATAGAAGAAATCGATTGTTTATTTTTAGATATAGAGCTTTCTGATAAAAATGGCATTGAGCAAGCGAAGGAATTGCTACAACGAGAGGACAAGCCTTTAATTGTATTTGCTACTGCATATGACGATTATGCAATTGATGCTTTTAATATGAATGCCTTTGATTATATTTTAAAGCCCTTTGAGCAGCAGCGAATCGAGCAAACCATCCTCAAATTAATGACAATGACAAAGAAAAGCGAGCGCAAGGAACCAGCGGTGAAAGAAAAAATAAAGCAAATGGGGAAAATAGCTGTTTCTAATGAGGATAGAATTGCACTAATTAAATTGCAGGATGTACTGTATTTCACTTCAGAGGGCAGTAAAACAAAAGTAATTACAGAGCAAAAATGCTATAGCAGCGCAGAATCATTAATTATGTTAGAAAAAAAACTTACCCCTAATTTTATACGCATTCATCGCGCGTTTTTAATTAACTTAGAGCATTTGCAGGAGCTTGAATCATGGGGCACGTCCAAATACAATGTCATTTTACAAGGAGGACATAGTGTGCCTGTGAGCCGTATGTATGTAAAGGAAATTCGAAAAATATTTGAAACTTAA
- a CDS encoding sensor histidine kinase, with protein MIELSVYMLERIGIIVIFAFLISKWRPFQSILYREQNTSSKLILIVVFGALGIISSYLGIRIDNGNISANIVRIQVEETAAIANTRLVGVAIAGIFGGPAVGIGAGLIAGVHRIFLGGYTAIACGISTILAGIITGFLGRKLHVEKTFSYRHAMGIGILAECLQMLVILLIARPFEMALNLVQIIAVPMIFMNAFGIFLFCLIIKTSIAEERRTKATQTHEAFQIAQKTVIHFRQGLNEESCYQAAEIIKQATGVVAVAITDQHGILAHVGEGADHHLTKQKIMTKLTYDVLKHGKIIKATKKGEISCPHKDCKLQAALVLPLQVHQQTVGTLKMYFTDGAHITAVEEELAEGLSKLFSTQLEYAEVEKQRKLLKDAEIKALQAQIHPHFFFNSINAISSLIRTDQEQARHLLLQLASFFRSNMQGARQMRIPLEKEIEHIEAYLTIEQARFPNKYAVKFDIDERLLKVLVPPFTLQPLVENAIHHGFKKLKNGEISITARKNVEMLEIIVADNGCGIEKTKLTLLGNQVIDSPNGTGTALWNISERLKEIYNYRGKVEFKSKENRGTTVKIFVPIDD; from the coding sequence ATGATTGAATTATCCGTCTATATGTTGGAGCGTATTGGAATCATTGTCATATTTGCATTCTTAATCTCCAAATGGCGACCGTTCCAAAGCATATTGTATCGGGAGCAAAATACTTCATCGAAGCTCATACTTATTGTAGTATTCGGCGCATTAGGTATAATAAGCAGTTATTTAGGTATTCGCATTGACAATGGGAATATTAGTGCAAACATTGTAAGAATACAGGTTGAAGAAACAGCAGCTATTGCCAATACAAGATTAGTAGGAGTCGCAATTGCAGGAATTTTCGGCGGACCAGCAGTCGGCATAGGCGCTGGTTTAATCGCTGGTGTCCATCGTATTTTTCTAGGTGGTTATACAGCAATTGCTTGTGGTATTTCAACGATTTTAGCGGGAATTATTACAGGGTTTCTAGGGCGCAAGCTTCATGTCGAAAAAACATTTTCCTACCGACACGCGATGGGCATTGGGATATTGGCGGAGTGCCTGCAAATGCTTGTCATTTTGCTAATTGCCCGACCTTTTGAAATGGCATTGAATTTAGTGCAAATTATCGCAGTGCCGATGATTTTTATGAATGCATTTGGAATTTTTTTATTTTGTCTTATTATTAAAACATCAATTGCTGAGGAGCGGCGTACGAAGGCGACACAAACACATGAGGCGTTTCAAATTGCACAAAAAACAGTTATCCATTTTAGGCAAGGATTAAATGAGGAATCGTGCTATCAGGCTGCGGAAATCATTAAGCAAGCTACAGGTGTAGTCGCAGTTGCCATTACAGACCAGCATGGTATTTTAGCGCATGTTGGCGAAGGGGCAGACCATCACCTAACGAAGCAAAAAATTATGACGAAGCTAACATATGATGTGCTAAAACATGGCAAAATTATTAAGGCAACGAAAAAGGGAGAAATTAGTTGCCCTCATAAAGATTGTAAATTACAGGCGGCCCTCGTCCTACCTTTACAAGTGCACCAGCAAACGGTAGGGACGTTAAAAATGTATTTTACAGATGGAGCCCATATTACTGCGGTAGAGGAGGAGCTAGCTGAAGGTCTAAGTAAATTATTTTCTACACAGCTTGAGTATGCAGAAGTGGAAAAACAGCGAAAATTATTAAAGGATGCTGAAATTAAAGCGCTACAAGCACAAATTCATCCGCATTTTTTCTTTAATAGCATTAATGCGATATCAAGTTTAATCCGTACAGACCAAGAGCAAGCACGTCATTTACTATTACAGCTTGCCTCTTTTTTCAGAAGCAATATGCAAGGTGCGCGGCAAATGCGCATACCTTTAGAAAAAGAAATAGAACATATCGAAGCCTATTTAACGATTGAACAGGCGCGCTTCCCAAATAAATATGCGGTGAAATTTGATATAGATGAACGCTTATTAAAAGTGCTTGTACCGCCTTTTACGTTACAGCCACTCGTTGAAAATGCGATACATCATGGCTTTAAAAAGCTTAAAAATGGTGAAATCAGCATTACCGCGAGAAAAAATGTAGAGATGCTTGAAATTATTGTGGCTGATAATGGCTGCGGTATAGAAAAGACGAAATTAACTTTATTGGGCAATCAAGTGATAGATTCGCCTAATGGAACGGGTACAGCATTATGGAATATATCAGAGCGTTTAAAAGAAATATATAATTACCGTGGAAAGGTAGAGTTTAAAAGTAAAGAAAATAGAGGGACAACGGTAAAGATTTTTGTTCCGATAGATGACTAG
- a CDS encoding NUDIX domain-containing protein, protein MSKERGKVWLGVAAVIENRDGEWLVVEKSYGGLKGCWSLPAGFVQQAETADMAARREVKEETGIDCTIQGLIGFRTGVIREDISDNMAIFYGKATTEHIQIQEGEIVAAYWIAPEKLAQDPKSSVMLAEMSTYHVKQHQLGLWTDIDPGKVFGYTAYHLFFNNYEDHK, encoded by the coding sequence ATGTCAAAAGAGCGTGGGAAAGTATGGCTAGGCGTCGCAGCCGTTATTGAAAACAGGGATGGGGAATGGCTTGTAGTGGAGAAATCGTACGGTGGCTTAAAAGGCTGTTGGTCTTTACCTGCTGGCTTTGTGCAACAGGCTGAAACAGCAGATATGGCTGCACGGCGCGAAGTAAAGGAAGAGACGGGCATTGATTGCACGATACAGGGACTTATTGGCTTTCGAACAGGTGTTATTCGTGAGGATATAAGCGATAATATGGCGATATTTTATGGCAAAGCAACAACTGAGCATATACAAATACAGGAGGGGGAGATTGTGGCAGCCTATTGGATTGCGCCAGAGAAGTTGGCGCAAGATCCGAAATCATCTGTAATGCTAGCAGAAATGTCTACATATCATGTAAAACAGCACCAGTTAGGCTTATGGACAGATATTGACCCCGGAAAAGTATTTGGCTATACAGCTTATCATTTATTTTTTAACAATTATGAGGACCATAAATGA